In the genome of Gloeotrichia echinulata CP02, one region contains:
- a CDS encoding tautomerase family protein — protein MVQIKVYGLAEKLNPIKTELSNIIHTSLIEGLNIQPEKRFHRFFGLESADFYYPIDRSENYLIIEISMFEGRSVETKKQLLRLLIENIHQTFDIPVDDIEITIFETPKSNWGIRGLPGDELILNYRV, from the coding sequence ATGGTGCAAATCAAAGTCTATGGTTTAGCGGAGAAACTAAACCCCATCAAAACAGAGTTATCAAATATCATCCATACCTCTTTGATTGAGGGGTTAAATATTCAACCTGAAAAACGATTCCATAGATTTTTTGGGCTGGAATCAGCAGATTTTTATTATCCGATTGATAGGTCAGAAAATTACCTAATTATCGAGATTAGTATGTTTGAGGGACGCTCAGTAGAAACTAAAAAACAACTACTGCGGTTACTGATTGAAAATATTCATCAAACATTTGATATTCCTGTAGATGATATTGAAATCACTATCTTTGAAACGCCTAAATCTAACTGGGGGATTAGGGGTTTACCTGGTGACGAATTGATATTGAACTATCGGGTGTAA
- a CDS encoding thioesterase family protein — MYLTRARNAITDNLHRPLAVELTIPVRTYDIDFAGIVSNIVYIRWLEDLRLKFLDEHLHLAKQIEQGYVPILARTEIEYKRPIKLIDQVIGNLWLSNLGRLKWTVQAEILSNNQLAAIATQKGAFVNSQNGHLAPIPDELQKKYLEYQQVIEEKR; from the coding sequence ATGTACCTCACTAGGGCGAGAAACGCTATAACTGACAACTTACATAGACCATTAGCAGTAGAATTGACAATACCTGTCAGGACATATGATATTGATTTCGCAGGAATTGTCAGTAACATTGTTTATATCCGTTGGCTGGAAGATTTGCGCTTAAAGTTTTTAGATGAACACTTGCACCTTGCTAAACAAATTGAGCAAGGATATGTACCCATTCTTGCACGAACTGAAATTGAATATAAACGACCAATTAAACTTATTGATCAGGTGATTGGTAATTTATGGTTAAGCAATTTAGGACGGCTAAAATGGACTGTCCAAGCAGAAATTTTATCTAATAACCAATTAGCAGCAATAGCAACACAAAAGGGTGCTTTTGTCAATTCACAAAATGGTCATCTTGCGCCAATTCCAGATGAATTACAGAAGAAATATTTAGAGTATCAGCAAGTGATTGAGGAGAAGAGATAG
- a CDS encoding glutathione S-transferase family protein gives MLKLYYNPISPNARRVWLTLLEKEISFEPVMMKLDGDQLEPEFLSINPFHYIPVVVDDGLRLVESLAIMDYLESKYPQPAMLPTEPQALAKVRMVQNLTANELFPKLVTLIYESEDSPQIAQAKQHIDKVLGFFTELLGDSPYFGSEQLTLGDIVAGIAITSLPNLGVNLNNYPQIDAWRQRLMERPVWQKTALSLEDFELFKRRVRVFVKMRSRNLNRGNKADDK, from the coding sequence ATGCTCAAACTTTACTACAACCCCATTTCTCCTAATGCTCGCCGTGTATGGCTAACTTTACTAGAAAAGGAGATTTCCTTTGAACCAGTGATGATGAAATTGGATGGCGATCAATTAGAGCCAGAGTTTTTGTCAATTAACCCATTTCATTATATTCCAGTTGTCGTAGATGATGGTTTGCGCTTGGTAGAATCCTTAGCAATTATGGACTACTTAGAAAGTAAATATCCTCAACCTGCAATGCTACCAACTGAACCGCAAGCCTTAGCAAAAGTGAGGATGGTGCAAAATCTGACTGCTAATGAATTATTTCCCAAATTAGTTACACTAATTTATGAAAGTGAAGATTCGCCACAAATTGCACAAGCAAAGCAGCATATAGATAAAGTCCTGGGATTTTTTACAGAGTTATTGGGCGATTCTCCTTACTTTGGTAGTGAACAGTTAACATTAGGAGATATTGTTGCGGGAATTGCGATCACTTCATTACCTAATTTGGGTGTTAATCTGAATAATTATCCCCAAATAGATGCATGGCGTCAGCGATTAATGGAGCGTCCAGTATGGCAAAAAACGGCACTAAGTCTAGAAGATTTTGAACTATTTAAGCGGCGAGTGAGAGTGTTCGTAAAAATGCGTAGTCGCAATTTAAATCGAGGAAATAAAGCCGATGATAAGTAA
- the trmFO gene encoding FADH(2)-oxidizing methylenetetrahydrofolate--tRNA-(uracil(54)-C(5))-methyltransferase TrmFO, with protein MDRQAIQVIGGGLAGTEAAWQIAQAGIPVILYEMRPKRFSPAHHTEHLAELVCSNSFGAMASDRATGLLHEELRQLGSIVIAKADEHAVPAGGALAVDRGKFGEDLTETVSRHPLIEFRRGEVSTIPEGIVVLATGPLTSPDLAADLHRFTGMEYLSFFDAASPIIVGESINRDIAFMASRYDKGEAAYLNCPMNKQQYLHFWEELRKAEQIELKDFERETAKFFEACLPIEEQAMRGEDTMRYGPLKPVGLSDSRTGERPYAVVQLRQEDKAGQLWNMVGFQTNLRWGEQKRVFQLIPGLETAEFVRLGVMHRNTFINAPQLMHPTLQFKQRPTLLAAGQLIGTEGYTAAAAGGCLAGINAARLALGKETLSLPPTTMMGALFEFISSASPKHFQPMPPNFGIFPDLGMKIKSKPERYGRYRDRSLTDLANWKTSL; from the coding sequence ATGGATAGACAAGCGATACAAGTAATTGGAGGTGGACTAGCTGGAACCGAAGCAGCATGGCAAATCGCCCAGGCTGGAATACCTGTAATTTTGTATGAAATGCGACCAAAACGCTTCAGCCCCGCTCATCATACAGAACATCTGGCAGAATTGGTGTGTAGTAATTCCTTTGGTGCAATGGCGAGCGATCGCGCTACTGGATTATTGCACGAAGAGTTACGTCAATTAGGTTCGATTGTGATTGCGAAAGCTGATGAACACGCTGTTCCTGCTGGTGGCGCCTTAGCTGTAGACAGGGGTAAATTTGGCGAAGATTTGACCGAAACTGTATCGCGCCATCCTTTAATAGAATTTCGTCGGGGTGAAGTCTCTACCATTCCTGAAGGAATTGTGGTTTTGGCGACAGGGCCATTAACCAGTCCCGACTTAGCAGCAGATTTACACCGCTTCACCGGGATGGAATACCTGAGCTTTTTTGATGCTGCTAGCCCCATTATTGTGGGAGAATCGATTAATCGCGATATTGCCTTTATGGCTTCGCGCTATGACAAGGGTGAAGCTGCTTATCTCAACTGCCCGATGAATAAACAGCAGTATCTACACTTTTGGGAAGAACTCCGCAAAGCTGAACAAATCGAACTCAAAGATTTTGAACGGGAAACCGCGAAATTTTTTGAAGCTTGTTTACCCATTGAAGAACAAGCAATGCGGGGGGAAGACACAATGCGTTATGGACCGCTGAAGCCAGTCGGTTTGTCAGATAGTCGCACGGGGGAACGTCCTTACGCTGTGGTACAGTTGCGACAAGAAGACAAAGCCGGTCAACTGTGGAATATGGTAGGATTCCAAACAAATCTGCGCTGGGGTGAACAAAAGCGGGTATTCCAGCTAATTCCGGGTTTAGAAACAGCGGAATTTGTGCGCCTGGGAGTTATGCACCGTAACACCTTTATCAATGCACCCCAGTTAATGCATCCTACCCTGCAATTTAAACAGCGTCCCACATTATTAGCCGCTGGACAATTAATTGGCACTGAAGGCTACACTGCAGCAGCTGCTGGTGGCTGTTTAGCGGGAATTAATGCTGCACGGTTAGCTTTAGGTAAAGAAACCTTGAGTCTACCACCAACAACCATGATGGGGGCATTATTTGAGTTTATCAGTTCCGCGTCACCGAAACATTTCCAACCGATGCCGCCCAACTTTGGGATTTTTCCAGATTTAGGGATGAAAATCAAAAGTAAACCAGAGCGTTATGGACGTTATCGCGATCGCTCCTTAACCGACTTAGCAAATTGGAAAACTAGTTTGTAG
- the iscB gene encoding RNA-guided endonuclease IscB translates to MCKVFVIDTNKRPLNPIHSAQARQLLKNKKAAIYRRFPFTIILKESRPDSLLTPLRLKLDPGAKTTGIALVNDLTGEVVFAAELKHRGFAIKDALTSRRQLRRSRRNRKTRYRKPRFINRTRLQGWLAPSLMSRVHNVETWVNRLRKFAPITAISTELVKFDMQLMRNPEIEGKEYQQGTLAGYETREYLLEKWNRQCAYCGVKDVPLQIEHIHPRSKGGSSSITNLTLSCCKCNVKKGTKDIKDFLSTRGCANKKDPTKLQKILAQAKRPLADAAAVNATRYKLLDVLKSTGLPVECGSGGLTKFNRTSQQLIKTHWIDAACVGKSTPTLNIKGIKPLLITANGNGTRQMCGTDKFGFPNRHRTNKQIHFGFQTGDIIKAVVASGKKVGEYLGRVLCRATGSFDIATKTGRISGISHKYCSAIHKKDGYSYGV, encoded by the coding sequence ATGTGCAAAGTTTTTGTAATTGATACCAATAAAAGACCACTAAACCCAATTCATTCAGCACAAGCGAGACAATTATTAAAGAACAAGAAAGCAGCCATTTATCGCCGCTTTCCATTCACGATTATTCTCAAAGAATCACGTCCAGATTCGCTCCTTACACCACTGCGATTAAAACTTGATCCTGGTGCTAAAACCACAGGTATAGCATTAGTTAACGATTTAACAGGCGAAGTTGTTTTTGCTGCTGAATTAAAGCATAGAGGTTTTGCAATCAAGGATGCTTTAACGTCTAGAAGACAATTAAGACGTAGCAGAAGAAATCGCAAAACCCGTTACAGAAAGCCAAGATTTATCAACAGAACTAGACTCCAAGGATGGTTAGCACCTAGCCTGATGAGTCGAGTTCACAATGTTGAAACATGGGTAAACAGATTACGTAAATTTGCACCAATCACAGCGATTAGTACCGAATTAGTCAAGTTTGATATGCAATTAATGCGTAATCCTGAAATCGAAGGCAAGGAATATCAGCAAGGTACATTAGCTGGATATGAAACCAGAGAATATCTACTTGAAAAGTGGAATCGGCAATGCGCCTATTGTGGTGTCAAAGACGTACCTTTGCAAATAGAACACATTCACCCCAGATCAAAAGGAGGTTCAAGCTCCATCACTAATCTTACTTTGAGTTGCTGTAAATGCAACGTCAAAAAAGGGACTAAAGATATTAAAGACTTTCTCTCTACGAGAGGCTGCGCCAACAAAAAAGACCCTACTAAGTTACAGAAAATCTTGGCACAAGCTAAGAGACCATTAGCTGACGCAGCAGCAGTTAATGCTACTAGATACAAGCTTTTGGATGTTTTGAAATCTACAGGTTTACCCGTTGAATGTGGTTCAGGAGGTCTAACAAAGTTCAATAGAACTAGTCAGCAATTAATCAAGACTCATTGGATTGATGCTGCTTGTGTTGGCAAATCAACACCAACATTAAATATCAAAGGCATCAAACCATTGTTGATTACAGCCAATGGAAACGGGACAAGGCAGATGTGTGGAACAGATAAATTTGGTTTTCCAAATCGTCACCGTACAAATAAACAAATTCATTTTGGATTTCAAACTGGAGACATTATTAAAGCGGTTGTTGCCAGTGGTAAAAAAGTTGGCGAATATTTAGGACGTGTTTTGTGTCGTGCCACAGGTAGTTTTGATATTGCTACCAAGACTGGAAGAATTTCGGGCATCAGTCACAAATATTGTTCAGCAATTCACAAAAAGGATGGATATTCGTATGGAGTTTGA
- a CDS encoding DUF3181 family protein: MAQINTSEILEALGAEIGENVYIDIAKWHLYLSDAKLHTILAEHLYPLITSNEVTEDRVIEILESIPVKIGGGRKELPLVDLLPLQSQVTLVDILEKYQSEI; the protein is encoded by the coding sequence ATGGCTCAGATTAACACCTCAGAAATACTGGAAGCCCTAGGGGCTGAAATCGGTGAAAATGTCTACATAGACATTGCTAAATGGCATCTATATTTATCTGATGCGAAACTGCATACCATTCTCGCCGAACATCTGTATCCCTTGATTACTAGCAATGAGGTTACTGAAGACCGCGTGATTGAAATTTTGGAATCTATCCCAGTTAAAATTGGTGGTGGGAGAAAAGAATTGCCTTTAGTCGATTTACTGCCCCTGCAATCTCAGGTTACTTTGGTAGATATCTTGGAAAAATATCAAAGCGAGATTTAA
- a CDS encoding DUF2795 domain-containing protein produces the protein MTKANPVEVQRNLKGVDYPADKQKLIKHARKQGADQAVISLLEQLPDDGEEYDNPADLNRSLGEIE, from the coding sequence ATGACTAAAGCAAATCCCGTCGAAGTCCAAAGAAACTTGAAAGGTGTTGACTATCCTGCTGATAAGCAAAAATTGATTAAGCACGCTAGAAAGCAAGGTGCTGACCAGGCGGTTATCTCATTATTAGAGCAATTACCAGACGATGGTGAGGAATATGACAACCCAGCCGATCTCAACAGATCTTTAGGCGAAATCGAGTAG
- the moaC gene encoding cyclic pyranopterin monophosphate synthase MoaC → MTQDHFQNNLDNLTHLDSQGQAQMVDVSQKAPTVRQAVAAARVRMLQATFAAIQAGNAPKGDVLGTARLAGIMGAKQTASLIPLCHPLPLQKVEVEVIPDPQLPGYQIYATVKTKAETGVEMEALTAVSVAALTLYDMAKALEKSMQIEAIHLVSKTGGKSGDYLPPVS, encoded by the coding sequence ATGACGCAAGACCATTTTCAAAATAATTTGGACAACTTAACTCATCTCGATAGTCAGGGACAGGCGCAGATGGTAGATGTGTCCCAAAAAGCGCCGACGGTGCGCCAAGCAGTAGCGGCGGCTAGGGTGCGGATGTTGCAGGCAACTTTTGCCGCGATTCAAGCCGGAAATGCCCCAAAAGGGGATGTTTTGGGGACTGCAAGGTTGGCGGGAATTATGGGGGCCAAGCAGACAGCGAGTTTGATTCCCCTGTGTCATCCACTGCCGTTACAGAAAGTGGAAGTTGAGGTGATACCAGATCCACAACTTCCAGGCTATCAAATTTATGCGACCGTCAAAACTAAAGCGGAAACTGGTGTGGAAATGGAAGCATTAACTGCAGTTTCCGTAGCTGCTCTGACTTTGTACGATATGGCTAAAGCCTTGGAAAAGTCGATGCAAATTGAAGCCATTCATTTGGTAAGCAAGACTGGCGGTAAATCAGGGGATTATTTACCGCCAGTATCATAG
- a CDS encoding MFS transporter, translating to MKALLSFDTYLRRNLLYLFTVGLFYWSSMGSLLPTLPLYIESIGESKQQIGIIMGSFAIGLLLFRPMLGKLADQRGRKIVLLIGTIVAAIAPFGYLAFTSIGLLILVRIFHGISLAAFTTGYSALVADLSPVQNRGEIIGYMSLTSPIGLAVGPLLGGYLQATAGDGPLFVLAAGLAFVGLLGTVKLNNPSLGTHTTATGNNSKFWQILFSPRVRIPTLVMLLFGLGLGTVHTFVGLFIKSTKVDFNVGLFFSAAAISSFCIRLFAGRASDRLGRGLFISYGIIVYTVSLLLLWSANNQMGFLLAAIAEGSGGGTLISMMITMIADRSHPEERGRIFGICIAGMDLGIAIAPPVFGFLAEQVGYRNMFIYCAGLTMVAFFIFLTQSSISLSNSLRFALGRGEDPYSLTSDHH from the coding sequence TTGAAAGCTTTACTGAGTTTTGATACCTATTTGCGCCGTAACCTGCTGTATTTATTTACAGTAGGTCTATTTTATTGGTCTAGTATGGGGAGTTTGTTACCAACCTTACCCCTCTATATTGAAAGTATCGGCGAAAGCAAGCAGCAAATTGGTATAATCATGGGTAGTTTTGCCATTGGTTTGTTGTTATTTCGCCCTATGCTGGGAAAATTAGCAGATCAACGGGGTCGCAAAATTGTCTTGTTGATTGGTACAATCGTAGCGGCGATCGCACCCTTTGGTTATTTGGCATTTACATCAATTGGGCTGTTGATCTTAGTGCGGATTTTTCATGGCATTAGTTTAGCGGCTTTTACCACGGGTTACAGCGCATTGGTAGCCGATTTATCCCCCGTCCAAAATCGGGGTGAAATTATTGGTTACATGAGTCTGACGTCCCCCATTGGTTTAGCAGTCGGACCTCTGCTAGGTGGGTATTTACAAGCTACTGCTGGTGACGGGCCTTTATTTGTCTTGGCTGCTGGATTGGCTTTTGTTGGGCTGTTGGGTACGGTAAAATTGAACAATCCATCACTTGGGACGCACACAACAGCAACAGGGAACAATAGCAAATTTTGGCAAATTCTCTTCAGTCCACGGGTGAGAATTCCTACCCTGGTCATGTTGCTGTTTGGTTTGGGACTTGGTACTGTACATACCTTTGTGGGATTATTCATCAAATCAACTAAGGTGGATTTTAATGTCGGCTTATTTTTCAGTGCTGCGGCCATCTCCAGTTTTTGCATCAGGCTATTTGCTGGTCGTGCTAGCGATCGCCTCGGACGCGGGTTGTTTATAAGTTATGGTATAATCGTCTATACCGTGTCATTGTTACTGCTATGGTCTGCCAATAATCAGATGGGCTTTTTGTTAGCGGCAATAGCAGAAGGGTCTGGCGGTGGTACATTAATCTCCATGATGATCACGATGATTGCAGACCGTTCACATCCAGAAGAACGGGGGCGTATTTTTGGTATTTGCATAGCGGGAATGGACTTGGGAATTGCGATCGCACCGCCAGTTTTCGGTTTTCTCGCTGAACAAGTCGGCTATCGCAATATGTTTATTTACTGTGCTGGTTTAACAATGGTGGCATTTTTCATCTTTCTTACCCAGTCCAGCATCAGCTTATCTAATTCCCTGCGCTTTGCTCTCGGTCGTGGTGAAGATCCTTATTCGTTGACATCCGACCACCACTAA
- a CDS encoding glycosyltransferase family 2 protein, with protein sequence MRSGLSEKIIEENGAMLPIVPYVSVVVPIRDEVESLPLLVEAIASTLSASQLSYEIICVDDGSSDGSVQFLKEQAQIRTDLKAVILRRNYGQTAAMAAGFNFALGKTIVTLDADLQNDPADIPLLLAKLDEGYDLVSGWRQKRQDGALNRLLPSKIANWLIRRTTSVNIHDYGCSLKAYRAELAADMNLYGELHRFLPALAYIEGARITEIPVRHHARRFGRSKYGLSRTFRVLMDLLTILFMKKFLTRPMHVFGLLGLSSMVLGGLIGIYLTFVKLAFHQDIGNRPLLILAVLLLVTGVQLFSFGLLAELLMRTYHESQGRPIYRVREVIAKNIK encoded by the coding sequence ATGAGGAGTGGATTGTCAGAAAAGATCATAGAGGAGAATGGGGCAATGTTACCTATTGTCCCCTATGTGTCGGTGGTGGTGCCGATACGTGATGAGGTGGAAAGTCTGCCTTTGTTGGTGGAGGCGATCGCTTCTACTTTATCAGCTAGTCAGTTGAGTTATGAAATTATCTGTGTGGATGATGGTTCGAGTGATGGTTCCGTACAATTCCTGAAGGAACAAGCTCAAATTCGCACAGATTTAAAAGCGGTAATTTTGCGTCGTAATTACGGTCAAACGGCGGCGATGGCGGCTGGCTTTAATTTTGCACTGGGGAAAACAATTGTAACTTTAGATGCTGATTTGCAAAATGACCCGGCTGATATCCCCCTGCTGTTGGCGAAGTTGGATGAGGGTTACGATTTGGTCAGTGGTTGGCGTCAAAAACGCCAGGATGGGGCTTTAAATCGCTTGCTTCCTTCTAAAATTGCCAACTGGCTAATTCGCCGTACCACTAGTGTGAATATTCATGATTATGGTTGTTCTCTGAAAGCCTATCGTGCAGAATTGGCGGCTGATATGAACCTTTATGGCGAATTACACCGATTTTTACCTGCTTTGGCGTATATTGAAGGGGCAAGAATTACAGAAATACCTGTGCGTCATCACGCCCGGCGCTTTGGTCGCAGTAAGTATGGACTATCACGAACATTCCGGGTGTTGATGGATTTGTTAACCATTTTGTTTATGAAAAAGTTCCTGACTCGCCCGATGCATGTTTTTGGGCTATTGGGCTTGAGTTCGATGGTTTTGGGCGGTTTGATTGGAATTTACTTGACTTTTGTCAAATTGGCTTTTCATCAAGATATCGGTAATCGCCCGTTGCTGATTTTGGCGGTGCTGTTACTGGTAACTGGGGTACAACTATTTAGCTTCGGTCTTTTGGCAGAATTACTCATGCGTACGTACCACGAATCTCAAGGACGTCCCATCTATCGTGTGCGGGAGGTTATCGCCAAAAATATTAAGTAA
- a CDS encoding C40 family peptidase gives MVSNLNSPIQNLPSSQYRCLADLNLYDSPECVRLATQAACGRHLQVTSTHQDAAVEVYLCEDDYPGWVSLADLALLQSATLPYQAGILTESEIKKLLPKVIAFTHQAMLQPNYYLWGGTVGPNYDCSGLMQAAFVSVGIWLPRDAYQQEGFTEAVAITELEPGDLVFFGTPQKATHVGLYLGDDRYIHSSGKDKGRNGIGIDVLSEQGDEVSRSYYQQLRGAGRVVKIYEPQRR, from the coding sequence ATGGTTTCCAATCTAAATTCCCCAATCCAAAATCTCCCATCCTCCCAGTACCGCTGTCTGGCTGATCTGAATCTATATGATTCTCCTGAATGTGTCCGCTTGGCGACTCAAGCCGCTTGTGGACGACATTTGCAGGTAACATCAACTCATCAGGATGCAGCGGTTGAGGTCTATTTATGTGAGGATGACTATCCAGGCTGGGTCTCCCTTGCCGATTTGGCTTTATTACAATCAGCTACTTTACCTTATCAAGCTGGCATATTGACTGAATCTGAGATCAAAAAACTACTACCAAAGGTCATCGCTTTTACTCATCAAGCGATGCTACAACCAAATTATTACCTTTGGGGTGGTACGGTAGGACCAAATTATGATTGTTCTGGCTTGATGCAGGCGGCTTTTGTTTCGGTGGGTATTTGGTTACCTAGAGATGCTTATCAGCAGGAAGGTTTTACCGAAGCAGTGGCGATTACAGAGTTAGAGCCAGGAGACTTAGTATTTTTTGGCACTCCCCAAAAGGCGACTCATGTGGGTCTTTATTTAGGAGATGATCGCTATATCCATAGTTCTGGGAAAGATAAAGGGCGAAATGGAATTGGAATTGACGTTCTCTCGGAACAGGGAGATGAGGTTAGTCGGTCATACTATCAGCAACTACGGGGTGCTGGTAGGGTTGTAAAGATTTATGAACCACAGAGACGCTGA
- a CDS encoding serine hydrolase has product MTFLCKDEKLEEIGLHILETTWDTFPTLARNQIALTWIVYDPPVLVNTGGALTPDAFWNHNLRGFTYRNTERIYPASVVKLFYLVAINEWLEKGMSQTSKDLERAIRDMIVDSSNDATSLVVDVLSGTTSGPELPSGPFETWKLQRNIVNRYYQSLGWEDMETINVCQKTWGDGPYGRERAFYGEMLDNRNMLTTNATAKLLHSIVGGVAVSSGRSQGMMALLKRSLNPDDLPTDVEEDQVTGFLGGGLPQTAQIWSKAGWTSQVRHDAAYIEIPDQPPYLLVVFTEGKANAKNREILPFVSKLVTEAVVHL; this is encoded by the coding sequence ATGACTTTTTTGTGCAAAGACGAAAAACTCGAAGAGATCGGGTTACATATTTTAGAGACAACTTGGGACACATTTCCAACGTTAGCCCGTAACCAAATTGCCCTGACTTGGATTGTCTATGATCCACCGGTACTAGTAAATACTGGTGGGGCGTTAACTCCAGATGCCTTTTGGAACCATAATCTGCGTGGTTTTACTTATCGCAATACAGAGCGGATTTACCCTGCCAGTGTCGTAAAACTTTTTTACTTAGTCGCAATTAATGAATGGCTAGAAAAAGGCATGAGTCAAACATCGAAAGACTTAGAGCGAGCCATCCGCGATATGATTGTAGACTCCAGTAATGATGCTACCAGCTTAGTGGTTGATGTTCTTAGCGGCACTACCTCTGGACCAGAGTTGCCCAGCGGTCCATTTGAAACCTGGAAATTGCAACGTAATATAGTTAACCGCTATTACCAGTCTTTAGGCTGGGAGGATATGGAGACAATTAACGTCTGTCAAAAAACCTGGGGTGATGGTCCCTATGGACGAGAGAGAGCATTTTATGGAGAAATGCTCGATAATCGCAATATGCTGACAACCAATGCCACCGCCAAATTATTGCATAGTATCGTTGGTGGGGTAGCAGTGTCCAGTGGGCGATCGCAAGGGATGATGGCTTTGCTCAAACGTAGTCTCAATCCCGATGATTTACCCACCGATGTCGAAGAAGACCAGGTAACAGGTTTTTTGGGCGGGGGACTTCCCCAAACCGCCCAAATTTGGTCAAAAGCAGGTTGGACAAGTCAAGTCCGCCATGACGCAGCGTATATCGAGATACCAGACCAGCCTCCCTATCTTTTAGTGGTATTTACTGAAGGTAAAGCGAACGCTAAGAACAGGGAGATTTTGCCCTTTGTCTCTAAGCTAGTGACTGAGGCGGTTGTTCATTTGTAA
- a CDS encoding RNA-guided endonuclease TnpB family protein, whose protein sequence is MLLSIKTKLKLSKAQEIILCKHAGIARFTYNWGLATWNNFYKDGLKPNKYILKKFFNNHVKPEFTWIKETGICQKITQYAFDNLGDAFSRFLSGKGGYPNFKKKGHHDSFTIDASGKPISVGGKSVKLPTIGWVRTYEGLPHTTCTKITISRTADSWFIAFAYDQEHEPTVKQHDVVGVDLGVKELATLSTGVVFPNPKHYKNHLEKLIRLSRKFTRKNKGSNNRHKAKIQLAKHHARVANLRKDTLHQITTFLCKNHAKIVVEDLNTSGMLSNHKLAQVIADCGFHELTRQLEYKAKKFGCQIIIADRWFPSSKTCSKCGHIQDMPLKERIYNCGSCGHSIDRDLNAAINLSRLAKA, encoded by the coding sequence ATGCTTTTATCCATCAAGACAAAGTTAAAACTAAGTAAAGCCCAAGAAATAATCTTATGTAAACACGCAGGTATTGCGAGATTTACCTATAACTGGGGTTTAGCTACTTGGAATAATTTTTATAAGGATGGATTAAAGCCTAACAAATACATTCTTAAAAAGTTCTTTAACAACCACGTTAAACCTGAGTTTACTTGGATTAAAGAAACGGGTATTTGTCAGAAAATAACTCAATACGCTTTTGATAATCTTGGCGATGCTTTCTCTAGATTCCTTAGTGGGAAAGGCGGATACCCTAATTTTAAAAAGAAGGGGCATCATGATTCTTTCACTATTGATGCTAGTGGTAAACCAATTTCTGTGGGTGGTAAGTCTGTAAAACTGCCTACCATTGGATGGGTAAGAACTTACGAAGGTTTACCCCATACAACCTGCACTAAAATAACAATATCTCGTACTGCTGATAGTTGGTTTATTGCTTTTGCTTACGATCAAGAACATGAACCAACCGTTAAGCAACACGATGTTGTTGGTGTTGATTTAGGGGTAAAAGAATTGGCTACACTCTCTACGGGTGTTGTATTTCCTAACCCTAAACATTACAAAAATCACCTAGAAAAGCTTATAAGATTATCTAGAAAGTTTACTAGAAAAAATAAAGGTTCTAACAACCGACATAAAGCTAAAATACAACTCGCGAAACATCATGCTAGGGTAGCTAACCTCAGAAAGGATACTCTTCACCAAATCACTACTTTCTTATGCAAAAACCACGCAAAAATAGTAGTAGAAGATTTAAACACCTCCGGAATGCTATCTAATCATAAATTAGCTCAAGTAATTGCTGATTGTGGGTTTCATGAGTTGACAAGGCAGTTGGAATATAAAGCTAAAAAATTCGGTTGTCAAATAATAATTGCTGACCGATGGTTTCCATCAAGTAAAACCTGTTCTAAGTGCGGACATATTCAAGATATGCCACTAAAAGAAAGAATCTACAACTGTGGAAGTTGTGGTCATTCAATCGACAGGGACTTAAACGCAGCGATTAATTTATCACGTTTGGCTAAAGCGTGA